The following coding sequences are from one Ooceraea biroi isolate clonal line C1 chromosome 5, Obir_v5.4, whole genome shotgun sequence window:
- the LOC105285222 gene encoding tyrosine-protein phosphatase Lar isoform X2: protein MLGASLNLTCVAVGAPMPFVKWKKDPAIDLTPDDNLPVGKNVLVLTDIQESANYTCTAASDLGVIETTTMVKVQSLPGPPENVQVSDITATSVKLSWSYKGPDELQYYVIQHKPKHVNQAFAEISGITTMYYHVRSLSPYTEYELYVIAVNSIGRGPPSAPVIVTTGETSAKPGTAPRKVQVRPLSSSTMVIQWDEPETPNGQVTGYKVYYTTDPNQPMASWQYQMVDNSQLTTISELTPHTIYTIRVQALTSVGPGPLSLPVQIKTQQGVPSQPEMLTAVDIGETKITLQWSKPAHSAENILSYELYWNDTYAKEKHHRRIPVTENYTLTGLYPNTLYYVWLAARSQRGEGATTIPSPIRTKQYVPGAPPRNVTGKAISPTSILVTWEPPTAESSNGRIAYYRLQVVESGRSDSEAKIIKLNDTRFVLDELKKWTEYRIWVLAGTRVGDGPPSYPILVRTHEDVPGDPQDVIVNAINSTAIHVKWKPPKAKDQNGVIRGYHIHVQEVREEGKDLLNEPIRRDVHEDGVLEVNITGLQPDTKYSVQVAALTRKGDGDRSPPVHITTPGGVPNRPQVNVKLLTRAPDVLELEWVRPSQTYGNLLGYRIRYGIKNQTLKEEFIEDTRQTTYKITDLEERGVDYEFRVAGKNNVGFGQETVRYWFSPEGEPTGPPTNLSYFFQTPDTVCVTWDMPLRQHRNGQIIGYDVQFNKKNDHSTTIDRNTTKTRAVFTNLEENTEYVFHVRAHTSKGSGPYSEKITIMTEKDIGRAPMSVKAVATSDSSVEVWWEPVPNRGKIVGYQIFYTTTAVEDLDEWRQKSVGLTESADLINLEKFTQYAITVAARYKTGLGRLSEKVTVKVKPEDVPLNLRAPDSSTHSMGLSWTPPIRLTPMKYKVSFDAVKEFVDSQGITQMQIVPRRQILLDPQVTSTTINELQPFTTYNVNVSAVPRDGQYKPPAKITVTTQMAAPKPMVKPDFYGVVNGEEIQVILPQASEEYGPISHYYLIVVPEDKSTADRQPDELTEDMITGKGVKQERDNAPYIAAKFPHRDIPYTFHLGSGDIYEGYENRKLAKNKRYRIFVRAVVDTPRKHLYTSSPFSEYLSLDMREVPPGEPPRRPNPNTPPDGNPEVSVKTNGQEPGMVWVVGPIIAAMMVSVFLVLLFVIKKRRQPCKAPDQAAVTRPLMAADISSNHAPSDPVEMRRLNFQTPGMISHPPIPISELGNHIERLKANDNLKFSQEYESIEPGQQFTWDHSNMEVNASKNRYANVIAYDHSRVILQTVDGMPGSDYINANYCDGYRKQNAYVATQGPLQETFGDFWRMCWELRTSTIVMMTKLEERTRIKCDQYWPTRGSETYGQMTVTISDVQELATYCIRTFYVCRAGYSERREIKQLQFTAWPDHGVPEHPAPFLQFLRRVRSLNVPDSGPLVVHCSAGVGRTGCFIVIDSMLERIKHEKMIDIYGHVTCLRAQRNYMVQTEDQYIFIHDALLEAVICGNTEVPARNLHSHIEKLMQPEIDNITGMELEFKKLSNIKADSTRFISANLPCNKHKNRLVHILPYECTRVCLQPQRNIEGSDYINASLIDGYRYRGAYIATQGPLCDTTDDFWRMLWEHNSTIVVMLTKLKEMGREKCHQYWPSDRSIRYQCFVVDPIAEYNMPQYILREFKVTDARDGASRTVRQFQFIDWPEQGVPKSGDGFIDFIGQVHKTKEQFGQDGPITVHCSAGVGRTGVFIALSIVLERMQYEGVVDIFQTVRILRTQRPAMVQTEDQYQFCYRASFEYLGSFDHYAN, encoded by the exons ATGTTAGGCGCATCGCTGAATCTCACCTGCGTTGCGGTGGGTGCACCGATGCCCTTCGTCAAATGGAAAAAGGATCCAGCAATCGATCTGACACCGGACGACAACTTGCCGGTCGGCAAAAACGTCCTAGTGTTGACCGACATCCAGGAGTCTGCCAATTATACGTGCACGGCCGCTAGCGATCTCGGCGTAATCGAGACGACCACGATGGTGAAAGTCCAAT CCCTTCCCGGCCCGCCGGAGAACGTTCAAGTGTCGGACATCACTGCGACGTCGGTGAAGCTGAGCTGGTCCTACAAAGGACCGGATGAGCTGCAGTACTACGTAATTCAACATAAACCGAAGCACGTGAACCAGGCATTTGCCGAGATATCCGGTATCACGACGATGTACTACCATGTTAGGAGTCTCAGCCCGTATACGGAGTACGAGCTCTACGTGATAGCCGTGAACAGCATCGGGCGTGGTCCCCCGAGTGCCCCGGTGATAGTCACCACCGGTGAAACAA GTGCCA AACCCGGTACAGCACCACGGAAGGTTCAGGTACGGCCGTTAAGCTCCAGCACGATGGTCATACAGTGGGACGAGCCGGAAACTCCGAACGGTCAAGTGACA GGATACAAAGTGTATTACACGACGGACCCGAATCAACCTATGGCATCGTGGCAGTACCAGATGGTGGACAACAGCCAGCTGACGACCATCTCGGAGCTAACGCCGCACACAATTTACACCATAAGAGTCCAGGCACTCACGAGTGTCGGTCCTGGACCTCTTAGTTTGCCGGTGCAAATCAAAACGCAACAAGGGGTACCAAGTCAACCGGAAATGTTAACGGCGGTCGACATCGGGGAGACCAAAATAACGCTCCAATGGAGCAAGCCCGCTCATAGCGCTGAGAATATTCTCAGCTATGAGCTATACTGGAATGATACTTACGCAAAG GAGAAGCATCATCGCAGGATACCGGTTACGGAGAACTACACCCTGACCGGCTTGTATCCCAACACCCTGTACTACGTATGGCTGGCCGCGAGGAGTCAGAGGGGAGAGGGTGCCACTACGATACCATCTCCGATTCGCACCAAACAGTACG TCCCCGGGGCTCCGCCTCGCAATGTAACCGGCAAAGCGATCAGCCCGACCTCCATATTGGTAACGTGGGAACCGCCGACTGCTGAAAGCTCCAATGGGAGGATCGCCTACTACAGGCTGCAAGTCGTCGAGAGCGGTCGCTCCGACTCCGAGGCGAAGATTATCAAACTGAATGACACGCGTTTCGTGTTGGACGAGCTCAAAAAGTGGACCGAGTATCGGATCTGGGTATTGGCCGGGACCAGAGTAGGTGACGGACCTCCGAGTTATCCTATCTTGGTCAGAACTCACGAGGACG TGCCGGGGGATCCTCAGGACGTCATAGTCAACGCGATCAACTCCACGGCGATACACGTCAAGTGGAAGCCACCGAAAGCGAAAGATCAGAATGGCGTTATACGAGGATATCACATACACGTGCAGGAAGTGAGGGAGGAG ggGAAAGATCTGCTAAACGAACCGATTCGTCGAGACGTGCACGAGGACGGCGTGCTGGAGGTGAACATCACCGGATTGCAACCGGATACCAAGTACTCGGTGCAAGTGGCGGCGTTGACCAGAAAAGGAGACGGCGACCGTTCGCCACCGGTTCACATTACAACGCCGGGCGGTGTGCCGAATCGGCCGCAAGTCAACGTGAA ACTTCTGACCAGAGCTCCCGACGTCCTCGAACTCGAATGGGTCCGACCTAGTCAGACGTACGGCAATCTACTTGGATACCGTATTCGGTACGGTATAAAGAATCAAACGCTCAAAGAGGAATTTATCGAGGACACGCGTCAAACTACGTACAAAATTACGGATCTCg AGGAGCGAGGTGTTGATTACGAGTTCAGAGTAGCTGGCAAGAACAATGTCGGTTTTGGCCAAGAAACTGTACGATACTGGTTCAGTCCAGAAGGCGAGCCGACAGGGCCACCGACGAACCTGTCCTACTTCTTCCAAACTCCCGACACCGTGTGCGTAACCTGGGATATGCCGCTTCGACAGCACAGAAATGGACAAATAATTGGCTACGATGTGCAGTTTAACAAGAAGAACGATCACTCGACCACCATAGACAGGAACACGACCAAGACGAGAGCGGTATTCACCAATTTAGAAGAGAACACGGAGTACGTCTTTCACGTGCGTGCACATACGTCGAAAGGCAGTGGTCCCTACTCTGAGAAAATTACGATAATGACGGAGAAGGACATCGGTCGTGCCCCGATGTCCGTGAAAGCCGTGGCCACGTCAGACTCCAGCGTGGAGGTGTGGTGGGAACCCGTGCCTAACAGAGGAAAGATCGTCGGTTATCAGATTTTCTACACGACGACCGCCGTGGAAGATCTGGACGAATGGAGGCAGAAGAGCGTCGGCCTGACGGAATCGGCAGACTTGATTAATCTAGAGAAGTTCACTCAATACGCCATAACGGTAGCGGCGCGCTACAAGACTGGCCTGGGGAGACTCAGCGAGAAAGTTACGGTGAAGGTAAAGCCGGAGGATGTGCCATTAAATCTTCGAGCGCCAGACTCGTCAACGCACTCAATGGGCCTCTCCTGGACCCCGCCAATAAGACTGACCCCAATGAAGTACAAAGTCTCGTTCGACGCTGTCAAGGAATTCGTGGACTCCCAGGGTATAACGCAAATGCAGATCGTGCCGCGACGGCAGATCCTGCTGGACCCGCAAGTGACGAGCACGACAATAAACGAGCTGCAACCGTTTACGACTTATAATGTCAACGTGAGCGCTGTGCCGCGGGACGGTCAGTACAAACCGCCGGCGAAGATCACGGTCACCACGCAGATGGCCGCGCCCAAGCCAATGGTAAAACCAGACTTCTACGGCGTAGTTAACGGCGAGGAAATCCAAGTCATTCTGCCGCAAGCATCCGAGGAATACGGACCGATCTCGCATTATTACTTGATCGTTGTGCCTGAAGATAAAAGCACGGCCGACAGACAGCCTGATGAATTGACTGAAGATATGATCACTGGAAAAGGAGTTaagcaagagagagacaaTGCTCCCTACATCGCAGCTAAGTTTCCACACAGGGACATCCCGTACACGTTCCACTTGGGCAGCGGAGACATTTACGAGGGATACGAAAATCGGAAGCTCGCGAAAAATAAACGCTACAGAATATTTGTACGAGCGGTAGTTGATACTCCACGCAAG caTTTGTACACGTCATCACCATTTTCCGAATACTTGTCCCTGGACATGCGGGAGGTACCTCCCGGCGAGCCACCACGTCGACCAAATCCCAACACGCCGCCGGATGGAAATCCGGAAGTTTCCGTGAAAACCAACGGTCAAGAACCAGGCATGGTATGGGTGGTTGGTCCCATAATAGCGGCAATGATGGTCAGCGTTTTCCTTGTACTTTTATTCGTCATTAAAAA ACGAAGACAACCGTGTAAAGCACCAGATCAAGCGGCTGTTACGCGACCGCTTATGGCGGCAGACATAAGTTCCAACCACGCACCATCGGACCCAGTGGAAATGCGACGGCTAAACTTCCAAACTCCCGGCATGATCTCTCATCCGCCGATTCCTATCAGCGAACTGGGCAATCACATCGAGCGCCTAAAAGCGAACGACAATCTCAAGTTCAGTCAGGAGTACGAGTCAATAGAGCCCGGACAACAATTCACGTGGGACCACTCGAATATGGAGGTCAACGCGTCGAAGAATCGTTACGCCAACGTGATCGCGTATGACCACTCGCGAGTCATTCTCCAGACCGTCGACGGAATGCCAGGCTCGGATTACATCAATGCCAATTACTGCGACGGTTATAGGAAGCAGAATGCATACGTCGCCACACAGGGGCCTTTGCAAGAGACGTTCGGGGATTTCTGGCGTATGTGCTGGGAACTACGAACCAGCACGATCGTAATGATGACGAAATTGGAGGAACGAACGAGAATAAAGTGCGATCAGTACTGGCCTACCAGGGGCTCCGAAACTTACGGACAGATGACCGTGACCATCAGCGATGTTCAAGAGCTGGCGACCTATTGCATCCGCACGTTCTACGTTTGCCGAGCGGGTTATTCGGAGCGACGAGAGATCAAGCAGCTGCAATTTACAGCCTGGCCCGATCACGGTGTACCGGAACACCCCGCACCGTTCTTGCAGTTCTTGCGCAGAGTGCGGTCTCTCAATGTACCTGACAGTGGACCGTTGGTCGTACACTGTAGCGCGGGTGTCGGAAGAACTGGTTGCTTCATCGTGATAGATTCGATGCTCGAAAGAATCAAGCACGAGAAGATGATCGACATTTACGGCCACGTCACTTGCCTGCGCGCGCAGAGAAACTACATGGTCCAGACGGAGGATCAGTACATCTTCATTCACGACGCCCTACTCGAAGCAGTTATTTGCGGCAACACGGAAGTACCGGCGAGAAATCTACATTCCCACATTGAGAAGCTCATGCAGCCGGAAATCGATAACATAACTGGAATGGAACTGGAATTCAAGAAGCTCTCCAATATCAAAGCCGACTCGACTAGATTCATATCCGCGAATCTACCCTGCAACAAGCACAAGAATCGGCTGGTTCACATTCTGCCTTACGAGTGTACCAGAGTGTGCCTGCAGCCGCAGCGTAACATCGAGGGATCCGATTACATAAACGCGAGCCTGATAGATGGATACCGTTACCGAGGAGCTTACATAGCGACGCAAGGTCCTCTATGTGATACGACGGACGATTTCTGGCGCATGTTATGGGAACACAACTCCACGATCGTCGTCATGCTGACGAAATTGAAGGAGATGGGGAGAGAAAAGTGTCACCAGTACTGGCCATCCGACCGATCGATCCGTTACCAATGCTTCGTTGTCGACCCGATTGCGGAGTACAACATGCCGCAGTACATTTTGCGGGAGTTCAAGGTGACGGACGCGCGGGATGGCGCCAGTCGTACAGTCAGGCAGTTCCAGTTCATAGACTGGCCGGAACAGGGTGTACCCAAGTCCGGCGACGGTTTCATCGACTTCATCGGCCAGGTGCACAAAACGAAGGAACAATTCGGCCAAGATGGACCGATCACCGTGCACTGTAGCGCCGGTGTAGGAAGAACTGGTGTCTTCATAGCACTTAGTATCGTACTAGAGCGAATGCAGTACGAGGGTGTGGTCGACATATTCCAGACCGTAAGAATATTGCGTACGCAACGTCCAGCCATGGTTCAAACCGAG GATCAATATCAGTTCTGTTATCGAGCTAGTTTCGAGTATTTAGGCTCTTTCGATCATTATGCCAACTGA
- the LOC105285222 gene encoding tyrosine-protein phosphatase Lar isoform X3: MLGASLNLTCVAVGAPMPFVKWKKDPAIDLTPDDNLPVGKNVLVLTDIQESANYTCTAASDLGVIETTTMVKVQSLPGPPENVQVSDITATSVKLSWSYKGPDELQYYVIQHKPKHVNQAFAEISGITTMYYHVRSLSPYTEYELYVIAVNSIGRGPPSAPVIVTTGETKPGTAPRKVQVRPLSSSTMVIQWDEPETPNGQVTGYKVYYTTDPNQPMASWQYQMVDNSQLTTISELTPHTIYTIRVQALTSVGPGPLSLPVQIKTQQGVPSQPEMLTAVDIGETKITLQWSKPAHSAENILSYELYWNDTYAKEKHHRRIPVTENYTLTGLYPNTLYYVWLAARSQRGEGATTIPSPIRTKQYVPGAPPRNVTGKAISPTSILVTWEPPTAESSNGRIAYYRLQVVESGRSDSEAKIIKLNDTRFVLDELKKWTEYRIWVLAGTRVGDGPPSYPILVRTHEDVPGDPQDVIVNAINSTAIHVKWKPPKAKDQNGVIRGYHIHVQEVREEGKDLLNEPIRRDVHEDGVLEVNITGLQPDTKYSVQVAALTRKGDGDRSPPVHITTPGGVPNRPQVNVKLLTRAPDVLELEWVRPSQTYGNLLGYRIRYGIKNQTLKEEFIEDTRQTTYKITDLEERGVDYEFRVAGKNNVGFGQETVRYWFSPEGEPTGPPTNLSYFFQTPDTVCVTWDMPLRQHRNGQIIGYDVQFNKKNDHSTTIDRNTTKTRAVFTNLEENTEYVFHVRAHTSKGSGPYSEKITIMTEKDIGRAPMSVKAVATSDSSVEVWWEPVPNRGKIVGYQIFYTTTAVEDLDEWRQKSVGLTESADLINLEKFTQYAITVAARYKTGLGRLSEKVTVKVKPEDVPLNLRAPDSSTHSMGLSWTPPIRLTPMKYKVSFDAVKEFVDSQGITQMQIVPRRQILLDPQVTSTTINELQPFTTYNVNVSAVPRDGQYKPPAKITVTTQMAAPKPMVKPDFYGVVNGEEIQVILPQASEEYGPISHYYLIVVPEDKSTADRQPDELTEDMITGKGVKQERDNAPYIAAKFPHRDIPYTFHLGSGDIYEGYENRKLAKNKRYRIFVRAVVDTPRKHLYTSSPFSEYLSLDMREVPPGEPPRRPNPNTPPDGNPEVSVKTNGQEPGMVWVVGPIIAAMMVSVFLVLLFVIKKRRQPCKAPDQAAVTRPLMAADISSNHAPSDPVEMRRLNFQTPGMISHPPIPISELGNHIERLKANDNLKFSQEYESIEPGQQFTWDHSNMEVNASKNRYANVIAYDHSRVILQTVDGMPGSDYINANYCDGYRKQNAYVATQGPLQETFGDFWRMCWELRTSTIVMMTKLEERTRIKCDQYWPTRGSETYGQMTVTISDVQELATYCIRTFYVCRAGYSERREIKQLQFTAWPDHGVPEHPAPFLQFLRRVRSLNVPDSGPLVVHCSAGVGRTGCFIVIDSMLERIKHEKMIDIYGHVTCLRAQRNYMVQTEDQYIFIHDALLEAVICGNTEVPARNLHSHIEKLMQPEIDNITGMELEFKKLSNIKADSTRFISANLPCNKHKNRLVHILPYECTRVCLQPQRNIEGSDYINASLIDGYRYRGAYIATQGPLCDTTDDFWRMLWEHNSTIVVMLTKLKEMGREKCHQYWPSDRSIRYQCFVVDPIAEYNMPQYILREFKVTDARDGASRTVRQFQFIDWPEQGVPKSGDGFIDFIGQVHKTKEQFGQDGPITVHCSAGVGRTGVFIALSIVLERMQYEGVVDIFQTVRILRTQRPAMVQTEDQYQFCYRASFEYLGSFDHYAN, encoded by the exons ATGTTAGGCGCATCGCTGAATCTCACCTGCGTTGCGGTGGGTGCACCGATGCCCTTCGTCAAATGGAAAAAGGATCCAGCAATCGATCTGACACCGGACGACAACTTGCCGGTCGGCAAAAACGTCCTAGTGTTGACCGACATCCAGGAGTCTGCCAATTATACGTGCACGGCCGCTAGCGATCTCGGCGTAATCGAGACGACCACGATGGTGAAAGTCCAAT CCCTTCCCGGCCCGCCGGAGAACGTTCAAGTGTCGGACATCACTGCGACGTCGGTGAAGCTGAGCTGGTCCTACAAAGGACCGGATGAGCTGCAGTACTACGTAATTCAACATAAACCGAAGCACGTGAACCAGGCATTTGCCGAGATATCCGGTATCACGACGATGTACTACCATGTTAGGAGTCTCAGCCCGTATACGGAGTACGAGCTCTACGTGATAGCCGTGAACAGCATCGGGCGTGGTCCCCCGAGTGCCCCGGTGATAGTCACCACCGGTGAAACAA AACCCGGTACAGCACCACGGAAGGTTCAGGTACGGCCGTTAAGCTCCAGCACGATGGTCATACAGTGGGACGAGCCGGAAACTCCGAACGGTCAAGTGACA GGATACAAAGTGTATTACACGACGGACCCGAATCAACCTATGGCATCGTGGCAGTACCAGATGGTGGACAACAGCCAGCTGACGACCATCTCGGAGCTAACGCCGCACACAATTTACACCATAAGAGTCCAGGCACTCACGAGTGTCGGTCCTGGACCTCTTAGTTTGCCGGTGCAAATCAAAACGCAACAAGGGGTACCAAGTCAACCGGAAATGTTAACGGCGGTCGACATCGGGGAGACCAAAATAACGCTCCAATGGAGCAAGCCCGCTCATAGCGCTGAGAATATTCTCAGCTATGAGCTATACTGGAATGATACTTACGCAAAG GAGAAGCATCATCGCAGGATACCGGTTACGGAGAACTACACCCTGACCGGCTTGTATCCCAACACCCTGTACTACGTATGGCTGGCCGCGAGGAGTCAGAGGGGAGAGGGTGCCACTACGATACCATCTCCGATTCGCACCAAACAGTACG TCCCCGGGGCTCCGCCTCGCAATGTAACCGGCAAAGCGATCAGCCCGACCTCCATATTGGTAACGTGGGAACCGCCGACTGCTGAAAGCTCCAATGGGAGGATCGCCTACTACAGGCTGCAAGTCGTCGAGAGCGGTCGCTCCGACTCCGAGGCGAAGATTATCAAACTGAATGACACGCGTTTCGTGTTGGACGAGCTCAAAAAGTGGACCGAGTATCGGATCTGGGTATTGGCCGGGACCAGAGTAGGTGACGGACCTCCGAGTTATCCTATCTTGGTCAGAACTCACGAGGACG TGCCGGGGGATCCTCAGGACGTCATAGTCAACGCGATCAACTCCACGGCGATACACGTCAAGTGGAAGCCACCGAAAGCGAAAGATCAGAATGGCGTTATACGAGGATATCACATACACGTGCAGGAAGTGAGGGAGGAG ggGAAAGATCTGCTAAACGAACCGATTCGTCGAGACGTGCACGAGGACGGCGTGCTGGAGGTGAACATCACCGGATTGCAACCGGATACCAAGTACTCGGTGCAAGTGGCGGCGTTGACCAGAAAAGGAGACGGCGACCGTTCGCCACCGGTTCACATTACAACGCCGGGCGGTGTGCCGAATCGGCCGCAAGTCAACGTGAA ACTTCTGACCAGAGCTCCCGACGTCCTCGAACTCGAATGGGTCCGACCTAGTCAGACGTACGGCAATCTACTTGGATACCGTATTCGGTACGGTATAAAGAATCAAACGCTCAAAGAGGAATTTATCGAGGACACGCGTCAAACTACGTACAAAATTACGGATCTCg AGGAGCGAGGTGTTGATTACGAGTTCAGAGTAGCTGGCAAGAACAATGTCGGTTTTGGCCAAGAAACTGTACGATACTGGTTCAGTCCAGAAGGCGAGCCGACAGGGCCACCGACGAACCTGTCCTACTTCTTCCAAACTCCCGACACCGTGTGCGTAACCTGGGATATGCCGCTTCGACAGCACAGAAATGGACAAATAATTGGCTACGATGTGCAGTTTAACAAGAAGAACGATCACTCGACCACCATAGACAGGAACACGACCAAGACGAGAGCGGTATTCACCAATTTAGAAGAGAACACGGAGTACGTCTTTCACGTGCGTGCACATACGTCGAAAGGCAGTGGTCCCTACTCTGAGAAAATTACGATAATGACGGAGAAGGACATCGGTCGTGCCCCGATGTCCGTGAAAGCCGTGGCCACGTCAGACTCCAGCGTGGAGGTGTGGTGGGAACCCGTGCCTAACAGAGGAAAGATCGTCGGTTATCAGATTTTCTACACGACGACCGCCGTGGAAGATCTGGACGAATGGAGGCAGAAGAGCGTCGGCCTGACGGAATCGGCAGACTTGATTAATCTAGAGAAGTTCACTCAATACGCCATAACGGTAGCGGCGCGCTACAAGACTGGCCTGGGGAGACTCAGCGAGAAAGTTACGGTGAAGGTAAAGCCGGAGGATGTGCCATTAAATCTTCGAGCGCCAGACTCGTCAACGCACTCAATGGGCCTCTCCTGGACCCCGCCAATAAGACTGACCCCAATGAAGTACAAAGTCTCGTTCGACGCTGTCAAGGAATTCGTGGACTCCCAGGGTATAACGCAAATGCAGATCGTGCCGCGACGGCAGATCCTGCTGGACCCGCAAGTGACGAGCACGACAATAAACGAGCTGCAACCGTTTACGACTTATAATGTCAACGTGAGCGCTGTGCCGCGGGACGGTCAGTACAAACCGCCGGCGAAGATCACGGTCACCACGCAGATGGCCGCGCCCAAGCCAATGGTAAAACCAGACTTCTACGGCGTAGTTAACGGCGAGGAAATCCAAGTCATTCTGCCGCAAGCATCCGAGGAATACGGACCGATCTCGCATTATTACTTGATCGTTGTGCCTGAAGATAAAAGCACGGCCGACAGACAGCCTGATGAATTGACTGAAGATATGATCACTGGAAAAGGAGTTaagcaagagagagacaaTGCTCCCTACATCGCAGCTAAGTTTCCACACAGGGACATCCCGTACACGTTCCACTTGGGCAGCGGAGACATTTACGAGGGATACGAAAATCGGAAGCTCGCGAAAAATAAACGCTACAGAATATTTGTACGAGCGGTAGTTGATACTCCACGCAAG caTTTGTACACGTCATCACCATTTTCCGAATACTTGTCCCTGGACATGCGGGAGGTACCTCCCGGCGAGCCACCACGTCGACCAAATCCCAACACGCCGCCGGATGGAAATCCGGAAGTTTCCGTGAAAACCAACGGTCAAGAACCAGGCATGGTATGGGTGGTTGGTCCCATAATAGCGGCAATGATGGTCAGCGTTTTCCTTGTACTTTTATTCGTCATTAAAAA ACGAAGACAACCGTGTAAAGCACCAGATCAAGCGGCTGTTACGCGACCGCTTATGGCGGCAGACATAAGTTCCAACCACGCACCATCGGACCCAGTGGAAATGCGACGGCTAAACTTCCAAACTCCCGGCATGATCTCTCATCCGCCGATTCCTATCAGCGAACTGGGCAATCACATCGAGCGCCTAAAAGCGAACGACAATCTCAAGTTCAGTCAGGAGTACGAGTCAATAGAGCCCGGACAACAATTCACGTGGGACCACTCGAATATGGAGGTCAACGCGTCGAAGAATCGTTACGCCAACGTGATCGCGTATGACCACTCGCGAGTCATTCTCCAGACCGTCGACGGAATGCCAGGCTCGGATTACATCAATGCCAATTACTGCGACGGTTATAGGAAGCAGAATGCATACGTCGCCACACAGGGGCCTTTGCAAGAGACGTTCGGGGATTTCTGGCGTATGTGCTGGGAACTACGAACCAGCACGATCGTAATGATGACGAAATTGGAGGAACGAACGAGAATAAAGTGCGATCAGTACTGGCCTACCAGGGGCTCCGAAACTTACGGACAGATGACCGTGACCATCAGCGATGTTCAAGAGCTGGCGACCTATTGCATCCGCACGTTCTACGTTTGCCGAGCGGGTTATTCGGAGCGACGAGAGATCAAGCAGCTGCAATTTACAGCCTGGCCCGATCACGGTGTACCGGAACACCCCGCACCGTTCTTGCAGTTCTTGCGCAGAGTGCGGTCTCTCAATGTACCTGACAGTGGACCGTTGGTCGTACACTGTAGCGCGGGTGTCGGAAGAACTGGTTGCTTCATCGTGATAGATTCGATGCTCGAAAGAATCAAGCACGAGAAGATGATCGACATTTACGGCCACGTCACTTGCCTGCGCGCGCAGAGAAACTACATGGTCCAGACGGAGGATCAGTACATCTTCATTCACGACGCCCTACTCGAAGCAGTTATTTGCGGCAACACGGAAGTACCGGCGAGAAATCTACATTCCCACATTGAGAAGCTCATGCAGCCGGAAATCGATAACATAACTGGAATGGAACTGGAATTCAAGAAGCTCTCCAATATCAAAGCCGACTCGACTAGATTCATATCCGCGAATCTACCCTGCAACAAGCACAAGAATCGGCTGGTTCACATTCTGCCTTACGAGTGTACCAGAGTGTGCCTGCAGCCGCAGCGTAACATCGAGGGATCCGATTACATAAACGCGAGCCTGATAGATGGATACCGTTACCGAGGAGCTTACATAGCGACGCAAGGTCCTCTATGTGATACGACGGACGATTTCTGGCGCATGTTATGGGAACACAACTCCACGATCGTCGTCATGCTGACGAAATTGAAGGAGATGGGGAGAGAAAAGTGTCACCAGTACTGGCCATCCGACCGATCGATCCGTTACCAATGCTTCGTTGTCGACCCGATTGCGGAGTACAACATGCCGCAGTACATTTTGCGGGAGTTCAAGGTGACGGACGCGCGGGATGGCGCCAGTCGTACAGTCAGGCAGTTCCAGTTCATAGACTGGCCGGAACAGGGTGTACCCAAGTCCGGCGACGGTTTCATCGACTTCATCGGCCAGGTGCACAAAACGAAGGAACAATTCGGCCAAGATGGACCGATCACCGTGCACTGTAGCGCCGGTGTAGGAAGAACTGGTGTCTTCATAGCACTTAGTATCGTACTAGAGCGAATGCAGTACGAGGGTGTGGTCGACATATTCCAGACCGTAAGAATATTGCGTACGCAACGTCCAGCCATGGTTCAAACCGAG GATCAATATCAGTTCTGTTATCGAGCTAGTTTCGAGTATTTAGGCTCTTTCGATCATTATGCCAACTGA